Proteins from a genomic interval of Halomonas alkaliantarctica:
- a CDS encoding HPr family phosphocarrier protein, with amino-acid sequence MPERKLTLTNQRGLHARAATKLVKCGQQFTAKIRVYKQQQVADAANIMSLLMLAAPYGTELTITAEGEDADQALEAIQALFDARFEEDQ; translated from the coding sequence GTGCCAGAACGCAAACTTACACTTACCAATCAACGCGGACTACACGCTCGCGCGGCGACCAAACTGGTCAAATGCGGCCAACAGTTCACGGCTAAAATCCGTGTTTACAAACAGCAACAGGTGGCTGATGCCGCCAACATCATGTCACTGCTGATGCTCGCCGCGCCTTACGGTACTGAGCTTACCATCACCGCCGAAGGTGAAGACGCCGACCAAGCGCTTGAAGCTATCCAAGCGCTGTTCGACGCCCGCTTTGAGGAAGATCAGTAG
- the rapZ gene encoding RNase adapter RapZ, translating to MQLVIISGRSGSGKSIALQALEDLGYYAIDNLPAMLLGSLVDELRDQGARAHLAVSIDARNLPGALERLPSLLEELRQRNIDFQVIYLTTDARILLERYSATRRRHPLTRDSEMTLEEAIDKEEKTLEDIRDLADLLIDTSRLSVHDLRRRITDQVAHQQHDKLTLTLESFGYKRGVPLDADLVFDVRCLPNPYWDPTLRQLNGRDADIVAFLSSYPIVDAMSNDILAWLERWLPAYQNSQRSYMTIAIGCTGGQHRSVYMVEKLAEKLAPSMGDVQLRHRELGLHYTLSEQSTAPLVSTSTTNERPETS from the coding sequence ATGCAACTGGTGATTATTAGCGGCCGCTCCGGGTCAGGTAAATCTATCGCCTTGCAAGCGCTGGAAGATCTTGGCTACTACGCGATTGATAACCTCCCCGCTATGCTGCTGGGGTCGTTGGTGGATGAATTACGCGACCAGGGCGCCCGGGCTCATTTGGCGGTCAGCATTGATGCCCGTAATTTACCAGGGGCGCTGGAACGACTGCCTTCGTTGTTAGAAGAGTTGCGCCAGCGTAATATCGACTTTCAAGTCATCTACCTGACGACCGATGCACGCATACTGCTTGAGCGTTACTCCGCAACGCGGCGCCGTCATCCGCTGACCCGTGACAGTGAGATGACCTTAGAAGAAGCGATCGATAAAGAAGAGAAAACGCTGGAGGATATTCGCGACCTAGCCGACCTTTTGATCGATACTTCACGGTTATCGGTACACGATTTACGCCGTCGTATTACCGACCAAGTAGCACATCAGCAGCATGATAAGTTAACGCTGACGCTCGAGTCGTTTGGTTACAAACGCGGTGTGCCCTTAGACGCTGATTTAGTGTTCGATGTGCGCTGTCTGCCGAACCCTTATTGGGATCCAACGCTGCGCCAGCTCAATGGCCGCGACGCCGACATTGTGGCCTTTTTGAGCAGCTACCCAATCGTTGATGCCATGAGCAACGATATTCTGGCCTGGCTAGAGCGTTGGTTACCCGCTTACCAGAATAGCCAGCGCAGCTACATGACTATCGCGATTGGCTGTACCGGTGGCCAGCATCGCTCGGTCTATATGGTCGAGAAGTTAGCGGAAAAATTGGCGCCTAGCATGGGCGACGTTCAACTCCGCCACCGCGAACTGGGGCTGCACTACACCTTAAGCGAACAGTCGACCGCTCCCCTCGTCAGCACTTCTACCACTAACGAGCGGCCAGAGACCTCTTAA
- a CDS encoding PTS sugar transporter subunit IIA: MTLETILPPERVLFDVPGGSKKRVLEFYSTFIAQNIPSLDSQEVFSRLIGRERLGSTGIGNGVAIPHARSPHCTAPIAGFLKLAEAIDFDAIDGDPVDLVFVLLVPEEADDTHLSLLGQVATIMNDADTRHQLRKASSQRELLELITAKIREQSAA; encoded by the coding sequence ATGACGTTGGAAACCATACTCCCCCCGGAACGCGTTCTGTTTGACGTGCCCGGGGGCAGCAAAAAAAGGGTGCTGGAATTTTACAGCACCTTTATCGCCCAAAATATTCCCAGCCTGGACAGCCAAGAAGTGTTTAGCCGTTTAATCGGCCGCGAGCGCTTAGGCAGTACGGGTATCGGTAACGGCGTGGCTATTCCTCATGCGCGTAGCCCACACTGCACCGCGCCTATCGCCGGGTTTTTAAAACTGGCTGAAGCGATCGATTTTGACGCTATTGATGGTGATCCGGTTGATCTGGTGTTCGTGCTATTGGTTCCCGAAGAAGCAGACGACACGCATCTCTCATTACTGGGCCAAGTAGCGACCATCATGAATGATGCGGACACACGTCATCAACTGCGTAAAGCATCCAGCCAGCGCGAACTGCTTGAGCTGATTACCGCTAAAATTCGCGAGCAATCAGCGGCCTAA
- the hpf gene encoding ribosome hibernation-promoting factor, HPF/YfiA family — MQVNITGHHVELTDALRDYVNEKLERVERHYDNITTVQVTLSVEKERQQAACTLHAAGADLHAEALDSDMYAAIDALADKIDRQLVKHKEKAQARAQGAGVR; from the coding sequence ATGCAAGTAAATATCACTGGTCATCACGTAGAACTGACTGACGCCTTGCGTGACTATGTCAACGAAAAGCTTGAGCGTGTAGAGCGCCATTACGACAATATAACCACGGTGCAAGTCACCTTATCAGTGGAGAAAGAGCGCCAGCAGGCCGCTTGTACACTGCACGCCGCAGGTGCTGATTTACATGCGGAAGCCCTAGACAGTGATATGTACGCCGCTATTGACGCGCTGGCGGACAAAATTGATCGTCAACTCGTTAAACATAAGGAAAAAGCACAAGCTCGCGCCCAAGGCGCTGGTGTGCGCTAA
- a CDS encoding RNA polymerase factor sigma-54 produces the protein MAMKASLQLRIGTQLTMTPQLQQAIALLQLSTLDLRQEIQQALDANPMLEQEDEFSEQTVSEPKEEEWSESIPTELSVDSDWSDTYQDMGSQGGSSSEGPDFERQAAGQSLHGHLLWQLAMTDFSAREQLVAESLIDALDANGYLTQPLNDIREGLRAQGIDGLSQREVETILLKLQQFEPTGIFARDLRECLMLQLAALPDDTPLLVPARRLVRQFLEALGKDDMRLLKRRLGLDDQQLADVILLIRSLDPRPGSAYGDTDDSYVTPDLVVRHDHEGWHLELNPEALPRLRIQPDYASLIKRADKSQDNQFLKEHLQEARWLIKSLSSRNDTLLRVGREIITRQIGFLEHGEEAMKPLILADIAEAVEMHESTISRVTTQKYIHTPRGVFELKYFFSSQVSSQDGDSHSSTAIRARLKKLIQEEPPGKPLSDSRLVTLLGEGGIQVARRTVAKYREAMGIPSSSERRRLR, from the coding sequence ATGGCCATGAAAGCTTCTCTCCAACTGCGTATCGGCACACAGCTGACCATGACGCCACAGTTGCAGCAGGCCATTGCGCTGCTGCAACTCTCTACGCTGGACCTTCGTCAAGAAATTCAGCAGGCCCTCGATGCCAATCCCATGCTGGAGCAGGAAGATGAATTTAGTGAACAGACTGTCAGCGAGCCTAAGGAAGAAGAGTGGTCAGAGAGCATTCCTACTGAGCTCTCGGTAGATAGTGACTGGTCAGATACCTATCAAGATATGGGTAGTCAGGGCGGTAGCAGCAGTGAAGGCCCCGATTTTGAACGACAGGCAGCCGGGCAGAGCCTCCATGGACACTTGCTATGGCAGCTTGCCATGACCGATTTTAGCGCCCGCGAGCAGCTTGTCGCCGAGAGTTTAATCGACGCGCTCGACGCCAACGGCTACTTGACCCAGCCGCTCAACGACATTCGTGAAGGCCTACGTGCTCAGGGCATTGATGGGCTTAGCCAGCGCGAAGTGGAAACCATTCTGCTCAAGCTCCAGCAGTTTGAGCCGACCGGCATATTTGCCCGCGACCTGCGCGAATGCCTGATGCTGCAGCTAGCCGCCCTCCCCGATGATACGCCACTACTGGTCCCCGCTCGCCGCCTAGTGCGGCAGTTTCTCGAAGCGCTTGGCAAGGACGACATGCGTCTGTTGAAACGTCGCCTAGGGCTCGATGACCAACAGCTTGCCGATGTTATCCTATTAATTCGCAGCCTTGACCCACGGCCAGGCAGCGCTTATGGCGACACTGACGACAGCTATGTAACGCCTGATCTGGTCGTACGCCACGATCACGAAGGTTGGCATTTAGAGCTCAACCCAGAGGCCCTGCCACGGCTGCGTATTCAGCCCGACTACGCCAGTTTGATTAAGAGGGCGGACAAAAGTCAGGACAACCAGTTTCTCAAAGAACACCTGCAGGAAGCCCGGTGGCTGATCAAGAGTCTCTCCAGTCGAAACGATACGCTGCTGCGAGTTGGACGCGAAATCATTACCCGTCAGATTGGCTTCTTGGAGCACGGCGAAGAAGCCATGAAACCACTGATACTGGCCGATATTGCCGAAGCGGTGGAGATGCACGAGTCGACTATTTCACGGGTAACCACGCAAAAATATATCCATACTCCCCGCGGCGTGTTTGAACTCAAATACTTTTTTTCAAGCCAAGTGAGCAGCCAGGATGGCGACAGCCACTCCAGCACCGCCATCCGTGCGCGACTCAAGAAGCTAATTCAAGAGGAGCCACCCGGCAAACCGCTTTCCGACAGCCGCTTAGTGACGCTATTAGGCGAAGGGGGGATTCAAGTGGCGCGTCGTACGGTGGCGAAATATCGTGAAGCCATGGGCATTCCCTCATCTAGTGAACGGCGTCGTTTGCGCTAA
- the lptB gene encoding LPS export ABC transporter ATP-binding protein, with the protein MATADTAPIKTLYAHHLAKSYKRRRVVKDINLEICQGSIVGLLGPNGAGKTTSFYMIVGLVKSDAGKVGIDDVDLTRAPMHERAAAGIGYLPQEASIFRKLSVADNIMAILETRKELNRSDREQRLEALLEDFHITHIRDNLGMSLSGGERRRVEIARSLATEPAFILLDEPFAGVDPISVGEIKTIIRALKQRHIGVLITDHNVRETLDICDIAYIVGDGQIIANGSPASILTNQKVRDVYLGADFRL; encoded by the coding sequence GTGGCAACTGCTGACACCGCGCCGATCAAAACCCTTTATGCTCACCATTTGGCTAAAAGCTACAAACGCCGCCGAGTGGTTAAAGACATTAATTTGGAGATCTGCCAAGGCAGCATTGTTGGCCTACTGGGTCCCAACGGTGCCGGCAAAACCACCTCGTTCTATATGATAGTCGGGCTGGTCAAATCCGACGCCGGCAAGGTGGGTATCGACGATGTGGATTTAACCCGCGCCCCCATGCACGAGCGTGCAGCGGCGGGGATAGGCTACCTACCTCAAGAGGCGTCTATTTTTCGCAAGCTCTCGGTTGCGGATAATATTATGGCGATACTTGAGACCCGCAAAGAGCTTAACCGTAGCGACCGCGAACAGCGCCTGGAAGCGCTACTAGAAGACTTCCACATTACCCATATCCGCGACAACCTCGGCATGAGTCTTTCAGGTGGCGAGCGCAGGCGAGTAGAAATAGCCCGTTCGCTAGCCACAGAGCCCGCTTTCATTTTGCTCGATGAGCCTTTTGCGGGCGTTGACCCCATCTCGGTAGGTGAAATCAAAACCATTATTCGCGCGTTAAAGCAGCGCCATATTGGCGTACTGATCACTGACCACAACGTGCGTGAAACCCTGGACATTTGCGACATCGCTTATATTGTCGGCGATGGACAAATCATCGCCAACGGCTCGCCAGCCTCGATTCTCACCAACCAAAAAGTAAGGGATGTTTATTTGGGCGCCGATTTTCGCCTATAA
- the lptA gene encoding lipopolysaccharide transport periplasmic protein LptA yields MKGIIYTALFYTTLFALAMPLSALAQTSQQAPVEVEADRLDLDQRAGTAVYTGDVDIRQGEMQLRGERVEIERNEAGELSKATSTGERAYLRHQVEGQDGPTEGWARRIIYHVAERRVELIDQAELIQQQDTFTGGRLEYFIDREVIQARSDVEGSEPQRIRMTLQPEQ; encoded by the coding sequence ATGAAAGGTATTATTTATACAGCCCTTTTCTACACCACTCTTTTTGCCCTCGCGATGCCTTTATCGGCACTAGCCCAAACTTCACAACAAGCCCCTGTAGAAGTGGAAGCCGACCGCCTAGATCTCGACCAACGGGCGGGCACTGCCGTCTACACCGGGGATGTAGATATTCGTCAAGGCGAAATGCAGTTGCGAGGCGAGCGTGTAGAGATCGAACGCAACGAAGCTGGCGAACTATCGAAAGCGACATCCACCGGCGAACGTGCCTACCTTCGTCATCAAGTGGAAGGCCAGGATGGCCCCACTGAAGGCTGGGCACGACGGATTATTTATCACGTCGCTGAGCGCCGCGTAGAGCTGATTGACCAAGCCGAACTGATCCAGCAACAGGATACGTTCACTGGCGGGCGCCTTGAGTACTTTATTGACCGTGAAGTGATTCAAGCACGCTCCGACGTTGAAGGCAGCGAGCCCCAGCGCATACGTATGACCCTTCAGCCTGAACAATAG
- the lptC gene encoding LPS export ABC transporter periplasmic protein LptC, producing the protein MVKRIKVRIWLTGLVIALGALLVWIDPRGPQDISIDPDAQAQEPGHVLKNAEITLFGDNGNVLQSLKTPRLIHTPQRSETWAEEPQAVLYDSENRQWLASADVGTLNTATQALLMSGSARLIAPDEGWQLDTELLHYDGLNQHAWSETPVLLQQPPQQMSASRMDAWLNTSQVRLNDNVRGTHPPATQP; encoded by the coding sequence ATGGTTAAACGCATTAAAGTACGCATCTGGCTAACCGGACTGGTTATTGCCTTAGGGGCTCTATTGGTATGGATTGACCCCCGCGGGCCTCAAGACATTAGCATCGATCCCGACGCGCAGGCCCAAGAGCCAGGGCACGTACTGAAAAATGCTGAAATTACCCTGTTCGGCGATAACGGCAACGTTTTGCAGTCGCTAAAAACGCCGCGACTTATCCATACGCCGCAGCGAAGCGAAACCTGGGCGGAAGAGCCCCAAGCGGTACTTTACGATAGTGAAAATCGTCAGTGGTTGGCGAGCGCCGATGTAGGCACGCTCAACACTGCTACCCAGGCCCTGCTGATGTCGGGCTCGGCCAGACTGATCGCACCGGATGAAGGCTGGCAGCTTGATACCGAGCTATTGCATTATGATGGCCTTAATCAACATGCCTGGAGTGAAACACCTGTATTATTGCAGCAACCGCCCCAGCAAATGAGCGCTTCACGTATGGACGCGTGGCTTAATACCAGCCAGGTCCGCCTAAATGATAATGTGCGCGGCACACACCCCCCTGCCACGCAACCTTAA
- a CDS encoding KdsC family phosphatase, with protein sequence MTLSAALLDRLRRVRLLTLDVDGVLTDGRLYFQADGIEIKAFHTQDGHGLKLLKRVGVHVALITGRDSPMVSHRAAALGIDHVHQGCEDKLATLRGLCQRLDIELDQVAYCGDDLPDLAAIKRCGVGITVPNAPDYMHTHADWTTERLGGHGAVREICDTLLEAQGHWGAVLDTYLHGRS encoded by the coding sequence ATGACCCTATCTGCTGCGCTACTTGATCGACTTCGTCGCGTACGTCTATTGACGCTGGATGTTGACGGTGTACTCACCGACGGCCGCCTCTACTTTCAGGCCGATGGTATCGAAATCAAAGCGTTTCATACCCAGGATGGCCATGGGCTAAAACTTCTCAAGCGTGTGGGCGTACATGTTGCGCTGATTACCGGACGAGACTCCCCAATGGTAAGCCATCGCGCCGCCGCCCTGGGTATCGATCATGTCCATCAAGGCTGTGAAGACAAGCTCGCCACCCTAAGGGGGCTCTGTCAGCGCCTCGATATCGAGCTTGATCAAGTGGCCTATTGTGGCGACGACCTCCCCGATCTAGCGGCGATTAAGCGTTGCGGCGTTGGCATTACCGTACCTAACGCACCGGATTATATGCACACCCACGCCGACTGGACCACCGAACGCCTGGGTGGCCACGGTGCCGTGCGCGAAATCTGCGATACCCTGCTTGAAGCTCAAGGGCACTGGGGCGCGGTGCTCGACACCTACTTGCACGGCCGCAGTTAA
- a CDS encoding KpsF/GutQ family sugar-phosphate isomerase yields MRQPLASSSLLRESALRTLQIEQAAIGGLQAKLDESFDRACELILACQGRVVVTGMGKSGHIAGKLAATLASTGTPAFFVHPGEASHGDLGMITRADVVLALSNSGETAEVTALLPLLKRLGIPLVSMTGRPNSTLAKHADAHLNSGVEREACPLDLAPTSSTTAALALGDALAVALLEARGFTAEDFALSHPGGSLGKRLLLRVRDLMHDGKRLPQVALGSPLRDALLEITRQGLGFTCVVDSEGRLAGVYTDGDLRRTLDQFHNLRDVLVDDVMTRPGKRIGPDILAAEAVRIMEESRITALAVVDEQHRPIGALHMHDLLASGVI; encoded by the coding sequence ATGCGCCAGCCTCTCGCTTCATCCAGCCTACTACGCGAAAGCGCACTGCGTACGCTGCAAATTGAGCAGGCAGCGATTGGAGGCCTCCAGGCTAAACTAGACGAAAGCTTTGACCGCGCCTGCGAGCTAATACTCGCCTGCCAAGGCCGTGTGGTGGTGACGGGCATGGGCAAGTCGGGGCATATTGCGGGCAAGCTGGCGGCAACGCTTGCCAGCACAGGCACACCGGCTTTTTTCGTTCACCCAGGTGAAGCCAGCCACGGCGATCTGGGCATGATTACCCGTGCTGATGTAGTGCTGGCGCTATCTAACTCCGGTGAAACTGCCGAAGTCACTGCCCTGCTACCACTACTTAAACGCCTGGGCATACCGCTGGTCAGCATGACGGGTCGGCCAAACTCCACGCTTGCCAAACACGCTGACGCGCACTTAAACAGTGGCGTTGAGCGTGAGGCTTGCCCGCTGGACCTCGCCCCTACTAGCTCCACCACCGCCGCTCTCGCTCTGGGTGATGCCCTGGCCGTGGCGTTACTGGAGGCACGCGGATTTACCGCTGAAGATTTTGCGCTATCTCACCCTGGCGGCAGCTTAGGCAAGCGCTTACTGCTACGCGTTAGAGACCTGATGCACGACGGCAAGCGCTTGCCCCAGGTCGCATTGGGCAGCCCGTTGCGCGACGCCTTACTGGAGATTACCCGGCAAGGGCTTGGTTTTACCTGCGTAGTGGATAGCGAAGGGCGATTGGCCGGGGTTTACACCGATGGCGACCTACGCCGCACGTTAGATCAGTTCCATAATCTGCGCGATGTACTCGTTGATGATGTCATGACCCGACCAGGCAAACGTATTGGCCCCGACATCCTGGCGGCCGAAGCGGTACGAATCATGGAAGAGAGCCGTATTACCGCGCTAGCGGTGGTTGATGAACAACATCGCCCTATTGGGGCTCTACACATGCACGACCTGCTCGCCAGTGGTGTTATTTAA
- a CDS encoding ABC transporter ATP-binding protein: MTDVPFIEVENLYFSRGDHEIFRGVNMTIPRGKVTAIMGPSGTGKTTLLKLIGGQLTPESGRILIDGQDVHKLSRKALFTLRKRMGMLFQSGALFSDLDVFENVAFPLRVHTDLPDTMVRDLVLLKLQAVGLRGARHLTPAELSGGMARRVALARAVALDPELILYDEPFVGQDPISMGVLVQLIKRLNQALQLTSVVVSHDIKETLSIADYLYLIADGQVVAHGTPQTLDANQDPRVSQFIHGEPDGPVPFHYPAEAFYQDVLGEAPAKQIGS; the protein is encoded by the coding sequence ATGACCGATGTACCCTTTATAGAAGTTGAAAACCTTTATTTCTCACGTGGCGATCACGAAATTTTCCGTGGCGTGAATATGACCATACCACGGGGTAAAGTGACGGCGATCATGGGGCCAAGCGGCACCGGTAAAACGACGTTGCTGAAGCTGATCGGTGGACAGTTGACCCCGGAGAGCGGGCGGATACTCATTGATGGGCAGGATGTTCATAAACTCTCCCGGAAGGCGCTATTCACGCTACGCAAGCGCATGGGAATGCTGTTTCAGAGTGGTGCGCTGTTTTCCGATTTGGATGTGTTCGAGAACGTGGCCTTTCCGCTGCGAGTGCATACGGATTTGCCTGATACTATGGTGCGTGATCTGGTGTTGCTCAAGCTACAGGCCGTCGGGTTGCGCGGAGCGCGACACTTAACACCTGCAGAGCTTTCCGGAGGGATGGCGCGCCGGGTGGCGTTGGCGCGTGCGGTGGCGCTGGATCCCGAGTTGATTCTGTATGATGAACCGTTTGTTGGCCAGGATCCTATTTCAATGGGCGTGTTGGTGCAGCTAATTAAGCGCCTTAATCAAGCGCTGCAGCTCACCTCTGTAGTGGTCTCTCATGATATCAAGGAGACCTTGAGTATTGCGGACTACCTCTATTTGATTGCTGATGGCCAAGTGGTGGCTCATGGTACGCCGCAAACTTTGGACGCTAATCAAGATCCGCGGGTTAGTCAGTTTATTCATGGCGAACCCGATGGCCCAGTGCCGTTCCACTATCCTGCTGAGGCGTTTTATCAAGATGTTTTGGGTGAAGCTCCTGCGAAACAGATAGGCAGTTGA
- the mlaE gene encoding lipid asymmetry maintenance ABC transporter permease subunit MlaE translates to MQSKFSNSAARITRLGRRGCDLTEAVGRAGVFLFQSAIGVPSREGWRLWLHQMHFVGVLSLAIVLVSGLFIGMVLALQGYTILVDFGAEQALGQMVALSLLRELAPVVAALLFAGRAGSALTAEIGLMKATEQLTSMEMIGVDPLRRVVAPRLWAGFVSLPILTVGFSVVGIWGGYLVGVEWLGVFEGSYWSNMQANVTFINDIGNGMIKSAVFALVVTWIAVFQGYDLVPTSEGISRATTRTVVYSSLAVLGLDFVLTAIMFGGL, encoded by the coding sequence ATGCAGTCAAAATTCTCTAACAGCGCCGCGCGGATTACCCGACTGGGACGCCGAGGGTGCGACTTGACGGAAGCAGTAGGTCGAGCTGGCGTGTTTCTATTCCAGTCGGCGATTGGTGTGCCTTCCCGAGAAGGTTGGCGATTATGGTTGCACCAGATGCACTTTGTCGGCGTGCTTTCGCTAGCCATTGTGCTGGTCTCGGGGCTGTTTATCGGCATGGTGCTGGCGTTGCAAGGCTATACCATTCTGGTCGATTTCGGGGCTGAGCAGGCGCTGGGCCAAATGGTGGCGCTTTCGCTATTGCGTGAGCTAGCGCCGGTTGTGGCGGCGCTGCTATTTGCCGGGCGGGCAGGCTCCGCGCTTACCGCCGAGATCGGTTTGATGAAAGCGACAGAGCAGCTCACCAGCATGGAGATGATTGGTGTTGATCCGCTGCGTCGCGTGGTGGCTCCCCGCTTATGGGCAGGGTTCGTTTCGCTGCCTATCCTTACGGTGGGGTTTAGCGTGGTGGGTATCTGGGGGGGCTACCTGGTGGGCGTTGAATGGCTAGGCGTCTTTGAAGGTTCCTACTGGAGCAACATGCAGGCCAACGTGACCTTTATCAATGATATTGGTAACGGCATGATCAAAAGCGCCGTGTTTGCGTTAGTGGTGACCTGGATTGCGGTGTTCCAAGGTTATGATTTGGTGCCCACTTCTGAAGGTATCTCCCGTGCTACTACACGCACGGTAGTGTATTCGTCGCTTGCAGTATTGGGGCTTGATTTTGTGTTGACCGCCATCATGTTTGGCGGCCTTTAA
- the mlaD gene encoding outer membrane lipid asymmetry maintenance protein MlaD: protein MKRSKTMEFGVGLFMVAGILGLVFLGLRVSGLTLSAPTQSFQLEANFANIGSLKPRARVTMAGVTVGRVEAIELDTEWFDARVVLSLDSELEGQLSKDSIASILTAGLLGEQYIGLSVGGDPEMLEDGDTIRDTQSALVLEELIQQFVSNMASS from the coding sequence ATGAAACGCAGTAAAACCATGGAGTTCGGTGTTGGCCTGTTTATGGTGGCAGGCATCCTAGGGCTTGTGTTCCTCGGCTTGCGTGTTAGTGGATTGACGCTCTCTGCGCCCACGCAGTCGTTCCAGCTAGAGGCTAACTTTGCCAATATTGGCAGCTTAAAGCCGCGCGCCAGGGTCACTATGGCTGGCGTAACGGTAGGTCGGGTAGAGGCCATTGAGCTGGATACGGAATGGTTCGATGCGCGGGTAGTGCTAAGTTTGGATAGCGAGCTTGAAGGCCAGCTGTCAAAAGATTCGATTGCCTCTATCCTGACTGCAGGCTTGTTAGGTGAGCAGTACATTGGTCTTAGTGTGGGCGGCGACCCAGAGATGCTTGAAGATGGCGACACCATTCGCGACACACAGTCGGCGCTGGTGCTGGAAGAGCTTATCCAGCAGTTTGTGTCCAATATGGCAAGTAGCTAG
- a CDS encoding MlaC/ttg2D family ABC transporter substrate-binding protein translates to MMGRLFLVVMMMALLMVPLQSQAQSQTPEAMIRDNVESLMADLDGRKDYYANNLGELEELVDSNLDQVADFRYIGASVMGNYFRNATPEQRSRFVDVFRQTLIDTYTRGLVTFDYDELRVLDAQQAQRYDDQASVAMEVVASNGEVYPVSYSLRLSDGEWRVVNVIVNGINLGLTFRNQFDQAMRDNNRDYDAVIDGWSPEVGVDELEQGGDA, encoded by the coding sequence ATGATGGGTCGTTTGTTTTTGGTGGTAATGATGATGGCTTTGCTAATGGTGCCGCTACAGTCACAGGCGCAGTCTCAGACACCAGAAGCGATGATTCGCGATAACGTTGAGTCACTGATGGCTGATCTTGATGGCCGCAAAGATTACTACGCCAACAACCTTGGCGAGCTCGAAGAGCTGGTGGATAGCAATCTGGATCAAGTGGCTGACTTCCGCTACATCGGTGCTAGCGTGATGGGCAACTATTTCCGCAACGCTACGCCTGAACAGCGTAGCCGTTTTGTTGACGTATTTCGCCAAACGCTGATTGATACCTACACCCGCGGGCTGGTGACGTTTGATTATGATGAGCTGCGGGTATTGGATGCCCAGCAGGCTCAGCGCTATGACGACCAGGCCAGCGTTGCCATGGAAGTGGTGGCCAGTAACGGAGAAGTGTACCCCGTAAGCTATAGTCTGCGGCTCTCCGACGGCGAATGGCGGGTAGTTAATGTGATCGTTAATGGTATTAACCTGGGCCTGACATTCCGCAATCAGTTTGATCAAGCCATGCGCGATAACAACCGGGATTATGACGCGGTTATTGACGGTTGGTCGCCTGAAGTGGGTGTTGACGAGCTTGAGCAGGGAGGCGATGCGTGA
- a CDS encoding STAS domain-containing protein, whose protein sequence is MTALFSHPNVTVSAENATLIVAGDVEVTLAADLAASGVKWLKHTELTSISLDFSRVEKASSAAISVLFEWLRICRQRGIQIQAILFSAPLRRLASLAELDALIDQPATTLAV, encoded by the coding sequence GTGACAGCGCTGTTTTCACACCCCAATGTCACGGTTAGCGCAGAAAACGCTACCTTGATTGTAGCAGGTGATGTGGAGGTAACGTTGGCGGCCGATTTGGCCGCCAGTGGTGTTAAATGGCTCAAGCACACCGAGCTAACCTCGATAAGTTTAGATTTTAGTCGCGTTGAAAAAGCCAGTAGTGCCGCCATTAGCGTGCTGTTTGAATGGCTTCGAATTTGTCGGCAGCGCGGTATTCAGATCCAAGCCATTCTTTTTTCAGCTCCGCTACGCCGACTTGCCTCCTTGGCTGAGTTGGATGCTTTGATCGATCAGCCGGCAACTACTCTGGCCGTTTAA
- a CDS encoding BolA family protein, with the protein MQPNEVKALLESRIDGCQFHIQGEGCNFQVIAVGDAFEGLSPVKRQQLVYAALSDEIASGALHAISIKTFTPAQWQTAPENVQ; encoded by the coding sequence ATGCAACCCAACGAGGTAAAAGCACTGCTTGAATCCCGTATTGACGGATGCCAGTTCCATATCCAGGGTGAAGGCTGTAACTTTCAGGTGATTGCGGTTGGCGATGCCTTTGAAGGTCTCTCTCCGGTTAAACGTCAGCAGCTTGTTTATGCTGCGCTGAGCGATGAGATAGCCTCGGGCGCGCTCCACGCTATTAGCATTAAAACGTTTACTCCGGCGCAGTGGCAAACTGCACCGGAAAACGTCCAATAA